The following proteins are co-located in the Egicoccus sp. AB-alg2 genome:
- a CDS encoding RNA polymerase sigma factor has translation MRYGDRTDAELMASAQAGWAPAFAVLLHRHGPAVRSAVADAPDPIVATRDVFMTALAELPGMDPDVPVRTWLLDIAGVETVPDPIVPLREEERDAIWASLVAAWPGRRRPQRTGLRRVALVACLVALAALVPTLVVLAGETPERATEELRAHPIVDEAAVEVEPEDDVQPTPTFTFPSVSDDAAEPAAPQEPTVEAEPTAEPEPTATATPTPTPTTTATTAPAPSPTSAPPPPQETAEPEPSPEPTTQPQPTEPPTEPEPPADPDGGGAETGDSP, from the coding sequence GTGCGCTACGGCGACCGCACCGACGCGGAACTGATGGCGTCAGCCCAGGCCGGGTGGGCCCCGGCCTTCGCCGTGCTGCTCCACCGTCACGGTCCGGCCGTGCGCAGTGCCGTCGCCGACGCGCCCGACCCGATCGTGGCCACGCGCGACGTGTTCATGACCGCCCTGGCCGAGCTGCCGGGCATGGACCCCGACGTCCCCGTGCGCACGTGGCTGCTCGACATCGCCGGCGTGGAGACGGTCCCGGACCCGATCGTCCCGCTGCGCGAAGAGGAGCGGGACGCGATCTGGGCCAGCCTCGTCGCCGCCTGGCCGGGACGCCGGCGGCCGCAGCGAACCGGCCTGCGCCGGGTGGCGCTGGTCGCCTGCCTGGTGGCCCTCGCGGCGCTGGTCCCGACGCTGGTCGTGCTGGCGGGTGAGACGCCGGAACGCGCGACCGAGGAGTTGCGGGCCCACCCGATCGTGGACGAGGCCGCCGTCGAGGTGGAGCCGGAGGACGACGTCCAGCCCACGCCGACCTTCACGTTCCCCAGCGTGTCCGACGACGCGGCCGAACCTGCCGCGCCGCAGGAGCCGACCGTCGAGGCCGAGCCGACGGCGGAGCCCGAGCCGACGGCCACCGCGACGCCGACGCCCACCCCGACCACGACCGCCACGACGGCACCGGCGCCCTCGCCCACCTCGGCACCTCCGCCGCCGCAGGAGACGGCCGAGCCGGAGCCGTCGCCGGAGCCGACGACGCAGCCGCAGCCGACCGAGCCGCCGACGGAGCCCGAGCCGCCCGCCGATCCCGACGGGGGCGGCGCGGAGACGGGCGACAGCCCGTGA
- a CDS encoding MarR family winged helix-turn-helix transcriptional regulator gives MEDPGTRLAFDPIAEAERNWRAHGWPAPAAMAAVTSITRAHQILLRRVDEVLRPLGLTFARYEALVLLHFSREGELPLGKMGARLQVHPASVTNAVDRLEAAGYVRRAAHPTDGRTTLARITPTGREVVETATAALGEIRFGAAGLDDAAAARVTDELRAMREAAGDF, from the coding sequence ATGGAGGATCCCGGCACCCGGCTGGCGTTCGACCCGATCGCCGAGGCCGAACGCAACTGGCGGGCGCACGGCTGGCCGGCCCCCGCGGCGATGGCCGCCGTGACCTCGATCACCCGTGCCCACCAGATCCTGCTGCGCCGCGTCGACGAGGTGCTGCGTCCGCTCGGACTGACGTTCGCCCGCTACGAGGCGCTCGTGCTGCTGCACTTCTCCCGCGAAGGGGAGCTGCCGCTGGGCAAGATGGGGGCGCGGCTGCAGGTGCATCCGGCGTCGGTGACCAACGCCGTGGACCGCCTGGAAGCGGCGGGCTACGTCCGCCGCGCGGCGCACCCGACCGACGGCCGTACGACGCTGGCGAGGATCACCCCGACCGGTCGCGAGGTGGTGGAGACGGCGACGGCCGCACTCGGCGAGATCCGCTTCGGGGCCGCCGGCCTGGACGACGCGGCCGCCGCGCGGGTCACGGACGAGCTGCGGGCCATGCGCGAGGCCGCCGGCGACTTCTGA